A genomic region of Haliotis asinina isolate JCU_RB_2024 chromosome 1, JCU_Hal_asi_v2, whole genome shotgun sequence contains the following coding sequences:
- the LOC137296429 gene encoding uncharacterized protein, producing MPFHHCCYGLCKSDNRYKDRHDMAHVFFIPFPKPKSQPEKCLRWTRACGREGFDVKSITRHTYICSKHFVGGRGPTVDFPDPVPVTSTPSKPRPPPRHRQADRVTSDTPCEKRSVEDDVLPTKSGEIQTGMNIVGPMTALGDHAYCTVKSTADASTQTNLCFDDISTYTDDMLQNPKMLTKKLTMDNITKNNKSSKFYTGLSIAMLMLVFNWLKDKAARMTYWRGQSETKQDGQKSSRGPSRLLSLYEEFIITLMRLRRFIWCFKFPHK from the exons ATGCCTTTCCACCACTGTTGCTATGGCTTGTGCAAGTCTGATAACAGGTACAAGGATCGCCATgacatggcacacgtatttttTATTCCTTTTCCGAAACCGAAGAGTCAACCGGAGAAATGTTTGAGGTGGACGAGGGCCTGTGGTCGAGagggatttgatgtgaaaagcATCACGAGGCACACGTACATTTGTTCCAAACACTTCGTAG GTGGCCGTGGACCAACTGTGGATTTCCCCGACCCAGTCCCTGTAACCTCCACGCCCTCGAAGCCCAGACCACCACCTCGTCATAGACAGGCTGATCGAGTGACTTCAGACACTCCATGCGAAAAGAGAAGTGTGGAGGATGATGTCTTACCTAccaaat CAGGTGAAATTCAAACGGGCATGAACATTGTTGGTCCAATGACAGCTCTTGGTGATCATGCCTACTGCACTGTCAAATCTACTGCTGATGCCTCTACACAAACAAACCTGTGTTTTGATGACATCAGCACATACACAGATGATATGCTGCAGAACCCCAAGATGTTGACAAAAAAATTAACAATGGATAACATcactaaaaacaacaaaagcagcAAGTTTTACACtg GGCTCAGTATTgccatgctcatgttggtgTTCAACTGGCTGAAAGACAAGGCTGCCAGGATGACCTACTGGAGAGGACAAAGTGAGACAAAGCAGGATGGG CAAAAATCCAGCAGAGGCCCCTCAAGACTGCTCTCTCTGTATGAGGAATTCATCATCACTCTGATGCGTCTACGCAGATTTATTTGGTGTTTCAAATTCCCACATAAGTAG
- the LOC137258574 gene encoding uncharacterized protein: protein MFSSKTVTQLKMYLKDRGVTFTGYIRRELITLCECVANLNLPVLHDVSDVSCASQTLSHLNINSDPFLIPGYSNNLSQSPEIGIYDVFNYLVSFRPDYDRRKLRAYKSFQDYRLYADGHVNSVEYVDATDTVGIFKASVKPTQRDKTYLKSEFYNLWIAVDKMNVDIKTAYCQCPGGSDGACRHIAATLFDIEAFEKKSITDGPSLWTKRPRPHDEPVPLAHLKVKKISYIEHETTGQSENPTWSVMRKGMVTSSNFKRVCTRADAFEKNKNIDCSKLVKCLLHDSLSTDISNVPSAIVWGKKRESKAKEMYTQIERRHTKLSVKIKGLLIDKENPFLGTSVDAYQ, encoded by the exons ATGTTCTCGTCAAAGACTGTAACACagttgaaaatgtatttgaaagatCGTGGTGTGACATTTACAGGCTACATTCGTCGCGAATTGATCACTTTGTGCGAGTGTGTTGCCAACTTGAATTTGCCAGTCTTGCATGATGTTTCCGATGTAAGCTGCGCATCCCAAACATTATCACACCTGAACATTAATTCTGATCCCTTCCTTATACCCGGCTACTCTAACAATTTGTCACAATCCCCGGAAATTGGAATATATGACGTATTTAATTACTTGGTGTCGTTCAGGCCCGATTACGACAGAAGGAAGCTCCGTGCTTACAAATCTTTTCAAGACTATCGCTTGTATGCTGATGGGCATGTCAACAGTGTAGAGTATGTTGATGCTACTGACACCGTCGGAATTTTTAAAGCATCTGTGAAGCCAACACAACGGGACAAGACCTACTTAAAGTCCGAGTTCTACAACCTATGGATTGCTGtggacaaaatgaatgttgacaTTAAGACCGCTTACTGTCAGTGCCCAGGAGG tTCTGATGGAGCCTGCAGACATATAGCAGCAACACTTTTTGATATTGAAGCTTTTGAGAAAAAGAGCATCACTGATGGCCCTTCCCTTTGGACCAAAAGACCAAGACCTCATGATGAGCCTGTGCCACTGGCTCACCTAAAAGTCAAGAAAATCAG CTACATTGAACATGAAACAACAGGGCAGAGTGAGAATCCTACATGGTCAGTTATGAGAAAAGGCATGGTGACTAGTTCAAATTTTAAACGTGTTTGCACCAGGGCAGATGCTTttgaaaagaacaaaaacattgaCTGCTCAAAGTTAGTGAAATGTTTGCTCCATGACAGTCTTAGCACTGACATTAGCAATGTACCATCTGCTATTGTGTGGGGTAAGAAAAGGGAAAGCAAGGCCAAAGAAATGTACACACAGATTGAAAGGAGACATACAAAATTATCTGTGAAAATAAAAGGTTTATTGATTGATAAGGAAAATCCTTTCCTTGGTACTTCAGTGGATG CCTACCAATAG